From Kineosporia succinea, the proteins below share one genomic window:
- the rnc gene encoding ribonuclease III, translating to MTDPTDASSAGLDAEALAKQDKLVEVLGVQVSHGLLFKALTHRSYAYENGGLPTNERLEFLGDSVLGLVVTSALYNSHPTLPEGQLAKLRAAVVNMRALAGVGRRLGLGEYLMLGRGEEASGGRDKSSILADTVEALIGAVFLESGMDIAGELVHRLVDPLLETSAELGAGLDWKTSLQELTAMESLGVPEYAVTEEGPDHAKLFHASALVQGRSRGEGSGRSKKEAEQEAAAAAFGRLTADRAARAAEETPAEEA from the coding sequence GTGACCGACCCGACCGATGCATCGTCCGCCGGCCTGGACGCCGAGGCGCTCGCCAAGCAGGACAAGCTTGTCGAGGTCCTCGGCGTCCAGGTCAGTCATGGGCTGCTCTTCAAGGCGCTGACCCACCGCTCGTACGCGTACGAGAACGGTGGGCTCCCCACGAACGAGCGGCTGGAGTTCCTTGGCGACTCCGTACTGGGCCTGGTCGTGACCTCGGCCCTGTACAACAGCCATCCCACACTGCCCGAGGGGCAGCTGGCCAAACTGCGCGCCGCGGTGGTCAACATGCGCGCGCTGGCCGGCGTCGGCCGTCGCCTCGGCCTCGGTGAGTACCTGATGCTCGGCCGGGGTGAAGAGGCCAGCGGGGGCCGCGACAAGTCGTCGATCCTCGCCGACACGGTCGAGGCCCTGATCGGTGCCGTCTTCCTCGAGTCCGGCATGGACATCGCCGGTGAGCTCGTGCACCGCCTGGTCGACCCGCTGCTCGAGACCAGCGCCGAACTCGGCGCCGGCCTGGACTGGAAGACCAGCCTGCAGGAACTCACCGCCATGGAGAGCCTCGGGGTGCCGGAGTACGCGGTCACCGAAGAGGGTCCCGACCACGCCAAGCTCTTCCACGCCTCGGCGCTGGTGCAGGGCCGGTCGCGGGGCGAGGGCAGCGGGCGCAGCAAGAAAGAGGCCGAGCAGGAGGCCGCCGCCGCCGCCTTCGGCCGGCTCACGGCCGACCGCGCGGCCCGCGCCGCGGAAGAGACTCCCGCCGAAGAGGCCTGA
- the rpmF gene encoding 50S ribosomal protein L32 has product MAVPKRKMSRSNTRSRRAQWKATPTALTATTSGGTTTYSRPHQAQVVTDSAGTPLYLEYKGRKVKDL; this is encoded by the coding sequence GTGGCCGTTCCGAAGCGGAAGATGTCCCGCAGCAACACGCGGTCTCGCCGGGCGCAGTGGAAGGCGACGCCGACGGCGCTCACCGCCACGACGTCGGGCGGCACCACCACCTACTCCCGGCCCCACCAGGCGCAGGTCGTCACCGACTCCGCCGGCACCCCGCTGTACCTCGAGTACAAGGGTCGCAAGGTCAAGGACCTCTGA
- a CDS encoding YceD family protein: MRKVQRTVPAPAELGTEVIGVPEGTDVELDLRLEAVMEGVLVSGTVSAVATGECIRCLDGVRQELDVRIAELFSYPENRVAEDQDDDRQEVEEEMINLEPALRDAVVSELPFQPVCREDCPGLCSECGARLADDPDHSHEVADPRWAALQGILTDGVSPKDSGSPAVGNPDEPKES, from the coding sequence ATGCGGAAGGTGCAGCGGACCGTCCCGGCCCCGGCCGAGCTCGGCACCGAGGTGATCGGCGTTCCTGAGGGCACCGACGTCGAGCTGGATCTCCGGCTCGAGGCGGTGATGGAGGGTGTGCTGGTCAGTGGCACGGTCTCGGCCGTGGCAACGGGTGAGTGCATCCGCTGCCTCGACGGGGTCCGGCAGGAGCTGGACGTCCGCATCGCGGAGCTGTTCAGCTACCCGGAGAACCGAGTCGCCGAAGACCAGGACGACGACCGGCAGGAGGTCGAGGAAGAGATGATCAACCTCGAGCCCGCCCTGCGCGACGCGGTGGTTTCCGAACTGCCGTTCCAGCCGGTCTGCCGGGAAGACTGCCCGGGCCTGTGCTCCGAGTGCGGAGCACGGCTCGCAGACGACCCGGACCACAGTCACGAGGTCGCCGACCCGCGCTGGGCGGCACTTCAGGGCATCCTGACCGACGGGGTGTCACCGAAAGATTCCGGATCGCCCGCAGTGGGCAACCCGGACGAACCGAAGGAGAGCTGA